In Candidatus Binatia bacterium, one DNA window encodes the following:
- the acs gene encoding acetate--CoA ligase: protein MSEAKTVIESVLKEDRKFPPPEAFAREAHVKSFADYEKMYAAAEKDPEGFWAGIASSQLDWFEPWTKVLDWQPPFAKWFVGAKINATYNCLDRHLGTWRRNKAALIWEGEPGDSRTLTYQQLHHEVCQAANVLKALGVKAGDRVGLYMPLIPELAIAMLACARIGATHSIVFGGFSAEAVRDRMNDAQAKVVITADGGWRRGSIVPLKANVDAALTGCPSVETVLVVRRTGENVPMAPGRDRWWHEEMARASAKCEPEPLDSEQPLFILYTSGTTGKPKGVVHTTGGYLTHVTYSTKLVFDLKDTDTYWCTADIGWVTGHSYLVYGPLANGATTIMYEGAPNHPRPDRIWEIVEKYAVTILYTAPTLIRSVVKWGEEWPAKHDLSSLRLLGTVGEPINPEAWMWYHEKIGGGRCPIVDTWWQTETGGIMISPLPGATPTKPGSGTLPLPGIFPDVVDREGKSVGKNQGGLLVIRKPWPGMLRTVYGDPERYVKQYWSEIPGNYFTGDGARRDDDGYYWVMGRIDDVVNVAGHRLGTMEVESALVSHRAVAEAAVVDRPDPVKGQALAAFVTLEGNYQPSEGLKNELREHVAKEIGAFAKPDDIRFTDALPKTRSGKIMRRLLRDIASGKESVGDTTTLEDLSVLARLRESEE, encoded by the coding sequence ATGAGCGAAGCCAAGACCGTGATCGAGTCCGTCCTCAAGGAGGACCGCAAGTTCCCGCCGCCCGAGGCGTTCGCGCGCGAGGCGCACGTCAAGTCGTTCGCCGACTACGAGAAGATGTACGCGGCGGCGGAGAAGGACCCCGAGGGCTTCTGGGCGGGGATCGCGAGCTCGCAGCTCGACTGGTTCGAGCCGTGGACCAAGGTGCTCGACTGGCAGCCGCCGTTCGCCAAGTGGTTCGTCGGCGCCAAGATCAACGCCACCTACAACTGCCTCGACCGGCACCTCGGCACCTGGCGTCGCAACAAGGCCGCGCTGATCTGGGAGGGCGAGCCGGGCGACTCGCGGACGCTCACCTACCAGCAGCTCCACCACGAGGTCTGCCAGGCGGCGAACGTGCTGAAGGCGCTCGGCGTCAAGGCGGGCGACCGCGTCGGCCTCTACATGCCGCTGATCCCCGAGCTCGCGATCGCGATGCTCGCGTGCGCGCGCATCGGTGCGACGCACTCGATCGTCTTCGGCGGCTTCTCCGCCGAGGCGGTGCGCGACCGCATGAACGACGCGCAGGCCAAGGTGGTGATCACCGCCGACGGCGGCTGGCGGCGCGGCTCGATCGTGCCGCTCAAGGCGAACGTCGACGCGGCGCTGACGGGCTGTCCGTCGGTCGAGACCGTGCTGGTCGTGCGCCGCACGGGCGAGAACGTTCCGATGGCGCCGGGCCGCGACCGCTGGTGGCACGAGGAGATGGCGCGCGCGTCGGCGAAGTGCGAGCCCGAGCCGCTCGACTCCGAGCAGCCGCTGTTCATCCTCTACACGAGCGGTACGACCGGCAAGCCGAAGGGCGTCGTGCACACGACGGGCGGATACTTGACGCACGTCACCTACAGCACGAAGCTCGTCTTCGACCTCAAGGACACCGACACCTACTGGTGCACCGCCGACATCGGCTGGGTGACCGGGCACAGCTACCTGGTGTACGGCCCGCTCGCGAACGGCGCGACGACCATCATGTACGAGGGCGCGCCGAACCATCCGCGTCCCGACCGCATCTGGGAGATCGTCGAGAAGTACGCGGTGACGATCCTCTACACGGCGCCGACGCTGATCCGCTCCGTCGTCAAGTGGGGCGAGGAGTGGCCCGCGAAGCACGACCTCTCGTCGCTGCGTCTGCTCGGCACGGTCGGCGAGCCGATCAATCCCGAAGCGTGGATGTGGTACCACGAGAAGATCGGCGGCGGCCGCTGCCCGATCGTCGACACCTGGTGGCAGACCGAGACCGGCGGCATCATGATCTCGCCGCTGCCCGGCGCGACGCCGACCAAGCCCGGCTCCGGCACGCTGCCGCTGCCCGGCATCTTCCCCGACGTCGTCGACCGCGAGGGCAAGAGCGTCGGCAAGAACCAGGGCGGGCTGCTGGTGATCCGCAAGCCCTGGCCCGGCATGCTGCGCACCGTCTACGGCGACCCCGAGCGCTACGTCAAGCAATACTGGAGCGAGATCCCGGGCAACTACTTCACCGGTGACGGCGCCCGCCGCGACGACGACGGCTACTACTGGGTGATGGGCCGCATCGACGACGTGGTGAACGTCGCCGGGCACCGCCTCGGCACGATGGAGGTCGAGAGCGCGCTGGTGTCGCACCGCGCGGTCGCGGAAGCGGCGGTGGTCGACCGCCCCGACCCGGTGAAGGGCCAGGCGCTCGCCGCCTTCGTCACCCTCGAGGGCAACTACCAGCCCTCGGAGGGGCTCAAGAACGAGCTGCGCGAGCACGTCGCGAAGGAGATCGGCGCGTTCGCCAAGCCCGACGACATCCGCTTCACCGACGCGCTGCCGAAGACCCGCAGCGGCAAGATCATGCGCAGACTCTTGCGCGACATCGCGAGCGGCAAGGAGAGCGTCGGCGACACCACCACGCTCGAGGACCTGAGCGTGCTCGCAAGGCTGCGCGAGTCCGAAGAGTAG
- a CDS encoding HlyD family efflux transporter periplasmic adaptor subunit, translated as MGIWGLVRVVRPARLPDGIASSNGRIEATEIDIATKIAGRIEAIFVDEGDYVSAGQVLAKMDTATLEAQLRQAKAQLQQAIVAVETAESIVAQRQAEKNAALALIAQRQAELEAARKNFERIDALAKSRVSSREELDEVRARYEGARAAVSAAEAQSAAADAAIGVAQSNVIQARAEVEAVQATIQRIQADIEDSTLRSPRDGRVQYRVAEPGEVLAAGGRVLNLVDLTDVYMTFFLPTAAAGRVAIGSEVRIVLDAIPQYVIPAKATFVSDVAQFTPKTVETEEERQKLTFRVKAKIPPELLRKYVEHVKTGVPGMAYVRLDPNVEWPPELAVRLPG; from the coding sequence CTGGGGATCTGGGGTCTCGTGCGCGTCGTGCGGCCGGCGCGGCTGCCCGACGGCATCGCGTCGAGCAACGGCCGGATCGAAGCGACCGAGATCGACATCGCGACCAAGATCGCCGGCCGCATCGAGGCGATCTTCGTCGACGAGGGCGATTACGTCTCGGCGGGTCAGGTGCTGGCGAAGATGGACACCGCGACCCTCGAGGCGCAGCTCCGCCAGGCCAAGGCCCAGCTCCAGCAGGCGATCGTCGCCGTCGAGACCGCGGAGAGCATCGTCGCGCAGCGGCAGGCGGAGAAGAACGCCGCCCTCGCGCTGATCGCGCAGCGTCAGGCCGAGCTCGAGGCGGCGCGCAAGAACTTCGAGCGCATCGACGCGCTCGCGAAGAGCCGCGTGAGCTCGCGCGAGGAGCTCGACGAGGTTCGCGCCCGCTACGAGGGTGCGCGCGCCGCGGTCAGCGCCGCCGAGGCGCAGTCCGCCGCCGCCGACGCCGCGATCGGCGTGGCGCAGTCGAACGTCATCCAGGCGCGCGCCGAGGTGGAAGCGGTGCAGGCGACGATCCAGCGCATCCAGGCGGACATCGAGGACAGCACGCTGCGCTCGCCGCGCGACGGCCGCGTGCAGTACCGCGTCGCCGAGCCGGGCGAGGTGCTCGCGGCGGGCGGCCGCGTGCTGAACCTCGTCGATCTGACCGACGTCTACATGACCTTCTTCCTGCCGACCGCCGCGGCGGGGCGCGTCGCGATCGGCTCGGAGGTGCGGATCGTCCTCGACGCGATCCCGCAGTACGTGATCCCGGCGAAGGCGACGTTCGTCTCGGACGTCGCGCAGTTCACGCCGAAGACGGTCGAGACGGAAGAGGAGCGACAGAAGCTCACCTTCCGCGTCAAGGCAAAGATCCCGCCGGAGCTGCTCAGGAAGTACGTCGAGCACGTGAAGACCGGCGTCCCGGGCATGGCCTACGTCCGGCTCGATCCGAACGTCGAGTGGCCGCCCGAGCTCGCCGTCCGGCTTCCGGGATGA
- the rbbA gene encoding ribosome-associated ATPase/putative transporter RbbA — protein MSATPPSRATGDGPERGADAAVARLRGVSLAYKTAHALRDVDLDLPAGVMVGLIGPDGVGKSSLLSLVAGARAIQSGSVEVLGGDIADPAHRARVQPRIAYMPQGLGKNLYPTLSVYENIDFFGRLFGHDRAERERRIAALTKSTGLAPFVDRPAGKLSGGMKQKLGLCCALIHDPDLLVLDEPTTGVDPLSRRQFWELIDDIRARRPGMSVVVATAYMEEAERFDWLVAMNAGRVLATGTPAEILARTGADSLEDAFIALLPEDLRRSHVAVRIPPRSAATTEVAIEAHGLTKRFGDFVAVDRVSFRIERGEIFGFLGSNGCGKTTTMKMLTGLLPASEGSASLFGREVDARDLETRRRVGYMTQSFSLYSELTVRQNLVLHARLFEMPESEIGPRVAEMARRFDLEGILDELASSLPLGQRQRLSLAVATVHRPEMLILDEPTSGVDPIARDLFWQSLIDLSRNDGVTIFLSTHFMNEAERCDRISLMHAGRVLISDTPAAIVERYGAATLEDAFIRVLEEAAEEGGTKDDVAGEPAEAEAEAPSAAATETALPASASAAPTEMAAPSSAHARPRRFDLRRALSYARRESLELRRDPIRLTLAGLGSVLLLFIMGYGISLDVEELTFAVLDRDQTGTSREYVWNLAGSRYFIEQPPLADYDDLDRRMRSGRLALAIEIPPNFARDLARGRRVEIGAWIDGAMPMRAETVRSYVESMHALWLARRAAQASSVAGNDLATIEIRFRYNPNVESIVAMVPAVIPLLLMLIPAMLAALSVVREKELGSIVNFYVTPTRPLEFLLGKQAPYVVMGVLNFLLLALLAVTAFGVPLKGSFLALFVATFLYVSAATAIGLLISCFMRSQIAAIFGTAILTILPAAEFSGMMDPVSSLEGAGAFIGRIYPTTHYLTISRGVFSKALGFGELESSFVPLLVATPLVLGLSAVFLKKQES, from the coding sequence ATGAGCGCGACGCCGCCGAGCCGCGCCACCGGCGACGGCCCGGAGCGCGGGGCGGACGCGGCGGTCGCGCGGCTCCGCGGCGTCTCGCTCGCGTACAAGACGGCCCACGCGCTGCGCGACGTCGACCTCGATCTGCCCGCCGGCGTCATGGTCGGGCTGATCGGTCCCGACGGCGTCGGCAAGTCGAGCCTGCTGTCGCTGGTCGCGGGCGCGCGCGCGATCCAGAGCGGCAGCGTCGAGGTGCTGGGCGGCGACATCGCCGACCCCGCGCACCGCGCCAGGGTGCAGCCGCGCATCGCCTACATGCCGCAGGGTCTCGGCAAGAACCTCTACCCGACGCTCTCGGTCTACGAGAACATCGACTTCTTCGGACGCCTCTTCGGGCACGACCGCGCCGAGCGCGAGCGCCGCATCGCGGCGCTGACGAAGAGCACCGGGCTCGCGCCGTTCGTCGACCGTCCCGCCGGCAAGCTCTCGGGCGGCATGAAGCAGAAGCTCGGGCTGTGCTGCGCGCTGATCCACGATCCCGATCTGCTGGTCCTCGACGAGCCGACGACCGGCGTGGATCCGCTCTCGCGCCGCCAGTTCTGGGAGCTGATCGACGACATCCGCGCGCGCCGTCCGGGGATGAGCGTGGTGGTCGCGACGGCGTACATGGAGGAAGCGGAGCGCTTCGACTGGCTCGTCGCGATGAACGCGGGACGCGTGCTCGCGACCGGCACGCCCGCCGAGATCCTCGCGCGCACCGGAGCCGACTCGCTCGAGGACGCCTTCATCGCGCTGCTTCCGGAGGATCTGCGGCGCAGCCACGTCGCGGTCCGCATCCCGCCGCGGAGCGCGGCGACGACCGAGGTCGCGATCGAGGCGCACGGCTTGACCAAGCGCTTCGGCGACTTCGTCGCCGTCGACCGGGTGAGCTTCCGCATCGAGCGCGGCGAGATCTTCGGCTTCCTGGGCTCGAACGGCTGCGGCAAGACGACGACGATGAAGATGCTGACCGGTCTCCTGCCGGCGAGCGAGGGCAGCGCGTCGCTCTTCGGACGGGAGGTCGACGCGCGCGACCTCGAGACGCGCCGGCGGGTCGGCTACATGACGCAGTCGTTCTCGCTCTACTCCGAGCTCACCGTCCGGCAGAACCTCGTCCTGCACGCGCGTCTGTTCGAGATGCCGGAGAGCGAGATCGGGCCGCGCGTCGCCGAGATGGCGCGCCGCTTCGACCTCGAGGGCATCCTCGACGAGCTCGCGAGCTCGCTGCCGCTCGGCCAGCGTCAGCGTCTCTCGCTCGCCGTCGCGACGGTGCACCGCCCGGAGATGCTGATCCTCGACGAGCCGACCTCCGGCGTCGATCCGATCGCGCGCGACCTTTTCTGGCAGTCGCTGATCGATCTGTCGCGCAACGACGGGGTGACGATCTTCCTCTCGACGCACTTCATGAACGAGGCCGAGCGCTGCGACCGGATCTCGCTGATGCACGCCGGGCGCGTGCTGATCAGCGACACCCCGGCGGCGATCGTCGAGCGCTACGGCGCGGCGACGCTCGAGGACGCGTTCATCCGCGTGCTCGAGGAGGCGGCGGAGGAGGGCGGCACGAAGGACGACGTCGCCGGGGAGCCGGCGGAAGCAGAGGCGGAGGCGCCGTCCGCCGCCGCGACGGAGACGGCGCTGCCGGCGTCGGCGTCCGCTGCTCCGACCGAGATGGCAGCGCCGTCGTCCGCGCACGCGCGCCCGCGACGCTTCGATCTGCGGCGCGCGCTGAGCTACGCGCGGCGCGAGTCGCTCGAGCTGCGTCGCGACCCGATCCGCCTCACGCTCGCGGGGCTTGGCAGCGTCCTGCTGCTCTTCATCATGGGCTACGGGATCAGCCTCGACGTCGAGGAGCTGACCTTCGCCGTCCTCGACCGCGACCAGACGGGCACGAGCCGCGAGTACGTCTGGAACCTCGCCGGCTCGCGCTACTTCATCGAGCAGCCGCCGCTCGCCGACTACGACGACCTCGACCGGCGCATGCGCTCCGGTCGGCTCGCGCTCGCGATCGAGATCCCGCCGAACTTCGCGCGCGACCTCGCGCGCGGACGGCGCGTCGAGATCGGCGCCTGGATCGACGGCGCAATGCCGATGCGCGCAGAGACGGTGCGCAGCTACGTCGAGTCGATGCACGCGCTCTGGCTCGCGCGGCGCGCGGCGCAGGCGTCGAGCGTCGCCGGGAACGACCTCGCGACGATCGAGATCCGCTTCCGCTACAACCCGAACGTCGAGAGCATCGTCGCGATGGTGCCCGCGGTGATCCCGCTGCTCCTGATGCTGATCCCGGCGATGCTCGCGGCGCTCAGCGTCGTGCGCGAGAAGGAGCTCGGCTCGATCGTCAACTTCTACGTCACGCCGACCCGCCCGCTCGAGTTCCTGCTCGGCAAGCAGGCGCCCTACGTCGTGATGGGGGTGCTGAACTTCCTGCTCCTCGCGCTGCTCGCGGTGACCGCCTTCGGCGTGCCGCTGAAGGGCAGCTTCCTCGCGCTTTTCGTCGCGACCTTCCTCTACGTCTCCGCGGCGACGGCGATCGGCCTCCTCATCTCGTGCTTCATGCGCAGCCAGATCGCGGCGATCTTCGGCACCGCGATCCTGACCATCCTCCCCGCGGCGGAGTTCTCCGGGATGATGGATCCGGTGTCGTCGCTCGAGGGCGCGGGAGCGTTCATCGGCCGGATCTACCCCACGACCCACTACTTGACGATCTCGCGCGGCGTCTTCTCGAAGGCGCTCGGCTTCGGCGAGCTCGAGAGCTCCTTCGTCCCGCTGCTCGTCGCGACGCCCCTCGTGCTCGGGCTCAGCGCCGTGTTCCTGAAGAAGCAGGAGAGCTGA
- a CDS encoding ABC transporter permease, which translates to MRSGHIFHLGVKEIRSLLRDPILLVLIVWAFTFSIYVASTAAPETLTKAPIAIVDEDGSPLSERIISAFYPPYFLPPVQIGPAEMDARMDEGLDTFALDIPPNFQRDVLAGRSPAIQLNVDATRMSQAFTGSAYVQAIVLGEIRAFLQGVRTEPETPVGLAIRARFNPELNKRWFGAIIELVNQVTMLSIILTGAALIREREHGTIEHLLAMPVTPFEIMTAKVWSMALVVLIACTGSLFAVVQGLLEVPIEGSIPLFLLGVAFNLFATTSMGIFLGTIARSMPQLGLLTILVLLPLELLSGGATPRESMPEIVQTIMLAAPTTHFVLLSQAILYRAGGLDVAWPQFAALAAIGGVLFTIAALRFRSTIGTMA; encoded by the coding sequence ATGCGCTCGGGGCACATCTTTCATCTCGGCGTCAAGGAGATCCGGAGCCTGCTCCGCGACCCGATCCTGCTCGTCCTGATCGTCTGGGCGTTCACCTTCTCGATCTACGTCGCCTCGACGGCGGCGCCGGAGACGCTGACCAAGGCGCCGATCGCGATCGTCGACGAGGACGGCTCGCCGCTCTCCGAGCGGATCATCAGCGCGTTCTATCCGCCGTACTTCCTGCCGCCGGTGCAGATCGGTCCCGCGGAGATGGACGCGCGCATGGACGAGGGCCTCGACACGTTCGCGCTCGACATCCCGCCGAACTTCCAGCGCGACGTGCTCGCGGGACGCTCGCCGGCGATCCAGCTCAACGTCGACGCGACGCGGATGAGCCAGGCGTTCACCGGCAGCGCGTACGTCCAGGCGATCGTGCTCGGCGAGATCCGAGCGTTCCTGCAGGGGGTCCGCACGGAGCCGGAGACGCCGGTCGGCCTCGCGATCCGCGCCCGCTTCAACCCGGAGCTCAACAAGCGCTGGTTCGGGGCGATCATCGAGCTCGTCAATCAGGTGACGATGCTGTCGATCATCTTGACGGGCGCCGCCCTGATCCGCGAGCGCGAGCACGGGACGATCGAGCACCTGCTCGCGATGCCGGTGACGCCCTTCGAGATCATGACGGCGAAGGTCTGGTCGATGGCGCTCGTCGTCCTGATCGCGTGCACCGGCTCGCTCTTCGCGGTGGTGCAGGGGCTGCTCGAGGTGCCGATCGAGGGCTCGATCCCGCTCTTCCTGCTCGGCGTCGCGTTCAACCTCTTCGCCACGACCTCGATGGGCATCTTTCTCGGCACGATCGCGCGCTCGATGCCGCAGCTCGGCTTGCTGACGATCCTCGTGCTGCTGCCGCTCGAGCTGCTCTCCGGCGGGGCGACGCCGCGCGAGAGCATGCCCGAGATCGTGCAGACGATCATGCTCGCCGCGCCGACGACGCACTTCGTGCTGCTGTCGCAGGCGATCCTCTACCGTGCCGGCGGCCTCGACGTCGCCTGGCCGCAGTTCGCGGCGCTGGCCGCGATCGGCGGCGTCCTGTTCACGATCGCGGCGCTGCGCTTCCGCAGCACGATCGGGACGATGGCCTAG
- a CDS encoding DUF3175 domain-containing protein, translating to MATPAKKRSARERATARGRAKDKPRAASRARRGAQRASGRAATTAERGNGPRRWSAGVTRSSNALDLEPGVFKLRDPKAVARSLERSARRSTRRKSDPYRSAMSMLTFYLNRAGRNVEARQRRVLERAKDELRRLFGREPGAARRRA from the coding sequence ATGGCGACCCCAGCGAAGAAGCGGAGCGCGCGCGAGCGCGCGACCGCACGCGGCCGGGCGAAGGACAAGCCCCGTGCGGCGTCCCGCGCCCGGCGCGGCGCGCAACGAGCGAGCGGACGCGCGGCGACGACGGCCGAGCGCGGCAACGGTCCGCGCCGCTGGTCGGCCGGCGTCACGCGCTCGAGCAACGCGCTCGACCTCGAGCCCGGCGTCTTCAAGCTGCGCGATCCGAAGGCCGTCGCGCGCTCGCTCGAGCGCTCCGCAAGGCGGAGCACGCGCCGCAAGTCCGACCCGTACCGCTCGGCGATGTCGATGCTGACCTTCTACCTGAACCGCGCCGGGCGGAACGTCGAGGCGCGGCAGCGGCGCGTGCTCGAGCGGGCGAAGGACGAGCTGCGGCGCCTGTTCGGACGCGAGCCGGGCGCGGCGCGCCGGCGCGCGTAG
- the cysS gene encoding cysteine--tRNA ligase, protein MPPGSPISLYNTLTRRIEPLTTREPGHVRMYVCGVTVYDLAHVGHARVYVLFDVVMRYLEAQGLRVTYVRNFTDVDDRIIERANATGVSAAQLGAEMCEAFSADIAALGCRKPSFEPRATLHIEDMIALIQRLEERGIAYRAQGDVYFDVTAFPSYGKLSHRKLEDLMAGARVEVGEHKRNPGDFALWKAAKPGEPSWDSPFGPGRPGWHIECSAMSTRYLGQPFDLHGGGEDLVFPHHENEIAQSEAAYDKPFATHWVHVSFLRRGSEKMAKSLGNFVTIRDALTRHPADALRLFLLQTHYRSPMDFSEEGVAEARSAVVRMYETLARCDAAGGNVATDVAEAQACATEFRAALADDLNTPRAVAALHEGVRAANRLLDAGKAAEARAVAAALREAGALFGILQLPPEETLAAWRGAQAAAAGLSDAEIEALIAERNAARKARDFKTADAIRDRLTSAGIDLKDRPDGTTTWSLRR, encoded by the coding sequence ATGCCTCCGGGTTCCCCGATCTCGCTTTACAACACGCTCACGCGCCGCATCGAGCCGCTCACGACGCGCGAGCCCGGCCACGTCCGCATGTACGTCTGCGGCGTGACGGTGTACGACCTCGCGCACGTCGGGCACGCTCGGGTCTACGTCCTGTTCGACGTCGTGATGCGCTACCTCGAGGCGCAGGGGCTGCGCGTCACCTACGTGCGCAACTTCACCGACGTCGACGACCGCATCATCGAGCGCGCCAACGCGACCGGCGTCAGCGCCGCGCAGCTCGGCGCCGAGATGTGCGAGGCGTTCTCCGCCGACATCGCGGCGCTCGGCTGCCGCAAACCGAGCTTCGAGCCCCGCGCGACGCTGCACATCGAGGACATGATCGCGCTCATCCAGCGCCTCGAGGAGCGTGGCATCGCCTACCGCGCGCAGGGCGACGTCTACTTCGACGTCACCGCGTTTCCGTCGTACGGCAAGCTCTCGCACCGCAAGCTCGAGGACCTGATGGCGGGCGCCCGCGTCGAGGTCGGCGAGCACAAGCGCAATCCCGGCGACTTCGCGCTCTGGAAGGCGGCGAAGCCGGGCGAGCCGTCGTGGGACAGCCCGTTCGGACCCGGCCGTCCCGGCTGGCACATCGAGTGCTCCGCGATGAGCACGCGCTACCTCGGCCAGCCGTTCGACCTGCACGGCGGCGGCGAGGACCTGGTCTTCCCGCACCACGAGAACGAGATCGCGCAATCCGAGGCCGCCTACGACAAGCCGTTCGCGACGCACTGGGTGCACGTCTCGTTCTTGCGCCGCGGCTCCGAGAAGATGGCGAAGTCGCTCGGCAACTTCGTCACCATCCGCGACGCGCTGACCCGCCACCCGGCGGACGCGCTGCGCCTGTTCCTGCTGCAGACGCACTACCGAAGCCCGATGGACTTCTCGGAGGAGGGCGTCGCCGAGGCGCGCAGCGCGGTGGTGCGCATGTACGAGACGCTCGCGCGCTGCGACGCGGCGGGCGGGAACGTCGCGACCGACGTCGCCGAGGCGCAGGCGTGCGCGACCGAGTTCCGCGCCGCGCTCGCCGACGACCTCAACACCCCGCGCGCCGTCGCCGCGCTGCACGAGGGGGTACGGGCCGCGAACCGCCTGCTCGACGCCGGCAAGGCCGCCGAGGCGCGCGCGGTCGCGGCCGCGCTGCGCGAGGCGGGCGCGCTGTTCGGCATCCTGCAGCTGCCGCCCGAGGAGACGCTCGCCGCGTGGCGCGGCGCTCAGGCCGCGGCCGCCGGGCTGTCCGACGCCGAGATCGAGGCGCTGATCGCCGAGCGCAACGCGGCGCGCAAGGCGCGCGACTTCAAGACCGCCGACGCGATCCGCGACCGTCTGACGAGCGCGGGGATCGACCTCAAGGATCGCCCGGACGGCACGACGACCTGGTCGCTGCGGCGCTAG
- a CDS encoding SDR family NAD(P)-dependent oxidoreductase, which yields MPLLDGKVAIVTGAGRGLGREEALALAAAGARVVVNDVGTSLAGDGADRSPADEVVREIQSAGGHAVANYEDVASWDGARRTIEQAYDTWGKLDVLVNNAGVLRDRMSFNMTEEEFDLVLRVHCKGHFAMTRHACARWREIAKSGGAVYGRIINTASEAGLLGSAGNSNYAMAKAAIAALTISIAREMGKYGVTSNFIAPRARTRMTESMPNGSMFAKPESGFDAFHPAWPAQLVVALASEAAGDINGQGFIVWGGEVTLVRGWHVAGKIEKQGEALGAEEILARKDELFGTNPRQPTYM from the coding sequence ATGCCGCTCCTCGACGGAAAGGTCGCGATCGTCACCGGCGCCGGCCGCGGCCTCGGGCGCGAGGAGGCGCTCGCGCTCGCGGCGGCGGGCGCGCGCGTCGTCGTCAACGACGTCGGGACGTCGCTCGCGGGCGACGGCGCCGACCGCTCGCCGGCGGACGAGGTGGTGCGGGAGATCCAGAGCGCCGGCGGCCACGCGGTCGCGAACTACGAGGACGTCGCGAGCTGGGACGGCGCGCGGCGCACGATCGAGCAGGCGTACGACACCTGGGGCAAGCTCGACGTCCTGGTCAACAACGCGGGCGTGCTGCGCGACCGGATGAGCTTCAACATGACCGAGGAGGAGTTCGACCTCGTCCTCCGCGTGCACTGCAAGGGCCACTTCGCGATGACGCGCCACGCCTGCGCGCGCTGGCGCGAGATCGCGAAGAGCGGCGGCGCCGTCTACGGGCGGATCATCAACACGGCGTCGGAGGCCGGCCTCCTCGGCTCGGCGGGCAACAGCAACTACGCGATGGCGAAGGCCGCGATCGCAGCGCTGACCATCAGCATCGCGCGCGAGATGGGCAAGTACGGCGTGACCTCGAACTTCATCGCGCCGCGCGCGCGCACGCGCATGACGGAGTCGATGCCGAACGGCTCGATGTTCGCGAAGCCCGAGTCGGGCTTCGATGCCTTCCATCCGGCCTGGCCCGCGCAGCTCGTCGTCGCGCTCGCCAGCGAGGCGGCGGGCGACATCAACGGCCAGGGCTTCATCGTCTGGGGCGGAGAGGTGACGCTGGTTCGCGGCTGGCACGTCGCGGGGAAGATCGAGAAGCAGGGCGAGGCGCTCGGCGCCGAGGAGATCCTCGCCCGCAAGGACGAGCTCTTCGGCACGAACCCGCGCCAGCCAACGTACATGTAG